The following are encoded together in the Brassica napus cultivar Da-Ae chromosome A9, Da-Ae, whole genome shotgun sequence genome:
- the LOC106420283 gene encoding ethylene-responsive transcription factor ERF026-like: MADHKDPYTEPKPISQASSSSVTIVPAHTCGYSLSESSTCEYSCPLATVSFAAASSTTSSNDNVTLMATTEAGPTPRRKKHPIYRGIRCRSGKWVSEIREPKKTTRVWLGTYTTPEMAAAAYDVAALALKGREAVLNFPESVGSYPLPVSSSAAHIRMAAATAAATVGAEAAAAAANAAVKEGEKEVEEVAEVVGSSAMEFVDEEELLNMHGLLEEMAKGMMVAPPWMGSPPSDDSPENSQEESLWSY, encoded by the coding sequence atggCTGACCATAAAGATCCTTACACTGAACCTAAACCTATAAGCcaagcttcttcatcgtcaGTTACTATTGTTCCAGCTCACACGTGCGGTTACAGTCTCTCAGAGTCATCCACGTGTGAATACTCTTGTCCACTTGCTACTGTCTCTTTTGCGGCTGCTTCTTCTACTACAAGTAGTAACGATAATGTCACCTTAATGGCCACTACCGAGGCCGGCCCTACCCCTCGCCGGAAAAAGCATCCGATTTATCGTGGGATCCGTTGCCGGAGCGGAAAATGGGTCTCCGAGATCCGAGAGCCTAAGAAAACGACACGTGTCTGGCTCGGGACTTATACGACGCCTGAGATGGCTGCCGCCGCTTACGACGTGGCGGCTTTAGCTCTTAAAGGCCGAGAAGCCGTCTTAAACTTCCCCGAGTCTGTCGGGAGTTACCCTCTTCCGGTATCCTCCTCCGCAGCTCATATCCGAATGGCTGCGGCTACGGCTGCTGCTACGGTGGGCGCTGAGGCTGCAGCTGCGGCTGCCAATGCGGCTGTGAAGGAAGGTGAAAAAGAAGTTGAGGAAGTTGCCGAGGTGGTGGGATCTTCAGCTATGGAATTTGTGGATGAAGAAGAGCTATTGAACATGCATGGTTTGCTAGAGGAGATGGCGAAGGGGATGATGGTGGCTCCACCGTGGATGGGGTCTCCTCCGTCCGATGATTCGCCGGAGAATTCCCAGGAAGAGAGCCTCTGGAGTTACtga